In Leuconostoc kimchii IMSNU 11154, the DNA window GTTCTGGTGAAATTGCGTTGAGACCCTTGCCAATATTTTTCTTGGCAACCCTTGTGGCGCCACCTACCATGTGTGCAGCTTGATTGGCTAACATCATTGAAGCAACAGGATTATGACCTGAGCGAACACCAGTCCATTGCTCAATCATTTCAAAGCCACCTGCGAGTCCTTTACCACCAGCTAACAGAGCGGCAATCGACAAAATTGTAAATGGCCACATATCTAGACCTAAACCATTAATGGTATTAAAGGCAAATTCTACCCAGGCAAAGAAGAAAATTAATGAAATTGGCATCATGACAATACCTGTTATTTGTCCCTCAATCATTCCCAGAACTTGCTGTACCCGTTTACCTTGTGTGCCATCTCTTAGTCCAAAGTAAACAATGGATCCTGCCATAAAAGCCATTTTATAGACTGAGGACAGCAAACGCACAATCGCACCAGCTACAACGATAATAAAGACTATTTCACCACCAATGATGCCTAACCAATTTGTTTTCATCACTGGATAATCATCCGCAAATGTCTTACCCAGAACAAGTGAGTCACCGGTAATATCAACCATGTTGCCATTGCCACCAATTTTTTTGGTAAATACAGACTTTTGAGCGTCACTTAAACCGTCGGTGTAACCAGCATCACTCATTACTGAGTGGAAATCCGAACCTTCAATTTTTTCTCCAGTAATTGGATGGTTACTCAAGTAGACTTTATATTTATTCAGGTCAAAGTTATTTGAGGCTAATGTACGCAAATTTGTAGAGTTACCTTGCCATAATTGTGTGACAATGTTTTTTTCTTTTGTACCTGACGTATCATTGACCGTGGCTGTCCCAATACCACTCATCAATCCAATCGCCCAGGGTAAAGCCGTGATTACGGCAACTGTAATGGTGATTCCCTTAGGCCACTCCCTACCCTTGCGACCAGAAGTAGCGGTATATTGTATCCACTGCACCATCATCATGATGCCAAATATAACAAAACCCAGGTACAGAAAGTCTTTAAGAATATTACCTAAATTCCAATTTTGATAAACATCGCTATTTGGCTCAAAAAAGATATTCATAAAGTCTAACAGTTTGAAAGATGACTGATAAGCCGTAAAGACTGCATTCGCAATGTAATAGAAAATCAATGCAATGCTGTGCATGAATAACATGATCAGCGTTAAGAAAATATGTGGCAATGGTGATAGGTATTGCGACCATTGGTTGTAAAAATCGGCTGTTGGGCCATTATTAGGTAAAGTTGGTAAACTTTCCGCTAATGTATTGATGCCCGAGAATAGATTTGTCATTCGACTTCTCCTTGAGTTGTTGCAGCGTTAAGCTTCTTATATATTTCCCACATGTATGCGGGTTCGTTGTTTAGTAATCGTAGAACTTTACCGTTATTATTGTTGCCAGAAAGTGTCAGATATTTGCCACGATTTAAGTAAGCAACGGCACTGTTTTGTTCTTCCGTTTTATTTGAGCGTGGTATCCTCATTTTGATGGATTTCTCTACAATTTGACGTAGCTCAACATTGTCTAGTTGTTCTTCGGTCATAAATGGTTCATCAGGGTTAAAGTCATGTTTCCACTGCAAGTAACGTTCCTCATCAGAGAGTTCTTGTTGTGTTTGCACTGTCGCTGTTTCGATACCTTGATGCGCTTTGGCCAAAATGTTGTTGATTTCATCATCAGCTAACGTGTTGAGTTGACGATTATCAATTTGATTGCCACCTGCGCCTTCTTCCTCAATTTCTAGTTGAACTTGTTGATCTAGCTCATCAAAGTAAGGCACAAAGTCATGATAGAGGTCATCATATTTCAAATCGTTATGCTGCGCTTTGATGTTCAAATCGGCTGTATAGTAATCAAGTGAATACTGCTTACCCAATAATTCGTAGGCAAACGGCATTCGGTAAGCACCCGTAGAGAAAATTGGCAAAGGTCTAACTGATCTTCCCTTCTTATCCGCACGTTTGATCGTACGGATGGTAATCATCTCACGCGGACTCAATTCACTAATTTCTTTGGCATCTAACAGCCGAACCTTGCTAACTTGTGCATGACGGTTACCACGATCTTGACGATCTAACCCAATCTGTGAATTGACTGATTCAGTTTGGACTTCGACCTCACCTAATTGTTTGGATAAGGCTTCATTAGTTGGCTCATCATTAGTTAAAATGTGGAACCAGTTACCCGTGTTACCATTGATGTCATTGGTTTCCATTTCAGAATAATGCAATCGTGGTTGTGTTAAGGTTTGAATATACAAATCAACCAAATGCCCGTAGGTTAAACCACGCGTTAGAATATTGGTAAAACCTGGAATACGTGGGAACATAGAAAACTCATTGAGCTTATAAAGGATCCAACTGTCCATTTTCCTGCGGGTAATCGTTGAAGCAATATCGGTGTTAACCGAGAAGACTTGTGAGATAAACAAGCTGGCCAAAGCAGAGAAATCATCGTTAGATTGTGGCGTGATGATGAAGACTGCCATTGGATTTTCTGAGTAACGCAAGGTAACACCTGGTGTCTCAGTAGTGCCTTGTGGTTTAATCTGATCAACCAGGCATTGGATGACAGGCTGCTTAGAAAACAAGTCCCGCTTAATCTTGCCATTGAGTAATTTTCGTTGTACAATCTTACCAGTCAATGTAAACTTTTGTTTACGCATCACAATTGAATTGCCGTCATTATCGAGTGACAACTCAATTTGCCATGAGACGGGTAAATGGTTATGAATCGGATAAGTTAGCGTGCCTGATTGGGACACGGTTAGCTTGTCCTTTTCTATTGCATGCTTTTTACCTGATTCATAAACATGAATGCTCACATGAACGCCTTTATAGCGGTCAGAGAACTTAATCTTTAGCATTCTTGGAAACCCTAAGTCGGTCAAATTGATAGTGTTAAAGGTTGTCAGACGAGTGATTGACTCTGAGGCAAACAAATTCAAACGATTCATAACTGAGAAAGAAATTGATGATTTTGTATCCCCTGTGGCAGATAGGTACTCAGCGGCGTTTAGAATAATCATATTGCGCGCTGGTGTTCGCGGTAGTTTACCAATGTTAGTAATGTACTTAGTTAAGCCATCACCTTCCTTGTCCGTGAACTTGTTCATATCATTGATGAACTGCAAAACGTTTGATATGGTCACCATTGATTTGTCCTGGTGACGTACAGCAATATCTAATACCGTGAGCATGACTGCCTGGATGGTACTTTCAGCGGCACTATCCCAAATATCTTTGTGGCTACTTTCTTCACCACTGGAACCACCAATAACCTGCACGACCTTACGCAATTCCGTATTGGCACTGTCCCAGTCACCATCAAAGGCATAATCAATCGCAATTTCAAGTGGATTCCAGGACTCAGACTCACTTGGCTCCATGATATTGAGTAATTTCACGTCATAACCTGCTGTGCGTAATGACTTGTAACTCATTTTGGCATCTTCGTTTTTGGCATCAGTATCAATAATGTTCCATTTGATTTCGGCACGACGAATGATGTCAATTAGGGTGTAGCCTCGCATTTGGTCTTTTGAAGAACGCGTCATCCCAGTGGTCTTTGAATGTGTGTTACTGGTATCCACCCAATAAAAACCATCAAAACCGCCGTGAACATTCAGTTGCTTTTCAAATAACTTTGGCAAACGTTCCAGTAAAACGGGACGTATTTTTTTGTACACCCCGCTAAATTCTAGTGAATTCATACCTAGTGGCCGCTTAAACCATTGCCACGCCCACAGGAACGGATGAATCATAAAGAATTCGAAGGTGTATCCTTGTGTGTGCAGCACTGGTTGTCCTGGGCGACCCTTAAAATTCTTATTGCGATCAGGAATCAATTTATAAACCTTATCGACTTCACGGACTTCCGCAAAACGGTTAGTATTACGCGTTTGGTCTCTAAACAATTGATACCAGTCATAGATGCGTTGGAAGACATATTTTTTAAGTAGGAGTAACAAGCAAAGGATTAGTACAATGCTTGTCACTAAAGTTAGTCGGGACAGAATAGTGAAAATATTGAGTGGATTGAGCACCGTGGCGGTCATGTTCATGACATCGTTGAATTCAGGCCATTGAGCAACACCACTTTGCATATAGAACTTGAAGGCTTGAATATATGGGCCAACTACTCTTATCAACAAGTCAACAATAATCGTGACGTAAAGCGATATGAATATCACTCCAATAGTTGCTGTAATGCCATACAACCATAAGAACCAGGGACGACCACGCCAACG includes these proteins:
- a CDS encoding type IV secretory system conjugative DNA transfer family protein — its product is MKLFKKDYRAERQFMRESYIRWRGRPWFLWLYGITATIGVIFISLYVTIIVDLLIRVVGPYIQAFKFYMQSGVAQWPEFNDVMNMTATVLNPLNIFTILSRLTLVTSIVLILCLLLLLKKYVFQRIYDWYQLFRDQTRNTNRFAEVREVDKVYKLIPDRNKNFKGRPGQPVLHTQGYTFEFFMIHPFLWAWQWFKRPLGMNSLEFSGVYKKIRPVLLERLPKLFEKQLNVHGGFDGFYWVDTSNTHSKTTGMTRSSKDQMRGYTLIDIIRRAEIKWNIIDTDAKNEDAKMSYKSLRTAGYDVKLLNIMEPSESESWNPLEIAIDYAFDGDWDSANTELRKVVQVIGGSSGEESSHKDIWDSAAESTIQAVMLTVLDIAVRHQDKSMVTISNVLQFINDMNKFTDKEGDGLTKYITNIGKLPRTPARNMIILNAAEYLSATGDTKSSISFSVMNRLNLFASESITRLTTFNTINLTDLGFPRMLKIKFSDRYKGVHVSIHVYESGKKHAIEKDKLTVSQSGTLTYPIHNHLPVSWQIELSLDNDGNSIVMRKQKFTLTGKIVQRKLLNGKIKRDLFSKQPVIQCLVDQIKPQGTTETPGVTLRYSENPMAVFIITPQSNDDFSALASLFISQVFSVNTDIASTITRRKMDSWILYKLNEFSMFPRIPGFTNILTRGLTYGHLVDLYIQTLTQPRLHYSEMETNDINGNTGNWFHILTNDEPTNEALSKQLGEVEVQTESVNSQIGLDRQDRGNRHAQVSKVRLLDAKEISELSPREMITIRTIKRADKKGRSVRPLPIFSTGAYRMPFAYELLGKQYSLDYYTADLNIKAQHNDLKYDDLYHDFVPYFDELDQQVQLEIEEEGAGGNQIDNRQLNTLADDEINNILAKAHQGIETATVQTQQELSDEERYLQWKHDFNPDEPFMTEEQLDNVELRQIVEKSIKMRIPRSNKTEEQNSAVAYLNRGKYLTLSGNNNNGKVLRLLNNEPAYMWEIYKKLNAATTQGEVE
- a CDS encoding pLS20_p028 family conjugation system transmembrane protein is translated as MTNLFSGINTLAESLPTLPNNGPTADFYNQWSQYLSPLPHIFLTLIMLFMHSIALIFYYIANAVFTAYQSSFKLLDFMNIFFEPNSDVYQNWNLGNILKDFLYLGFVIFGIMMMVQWIQYTATSGRKGREWPKGITITVAVITALPWAIGLMSGIGTATVNDTSGTKEKNIVTQLWQGNSTNLRTLASNNFDLNKYKVYLSNHPITGEKIEGSDFHSVMSDAGYTDGLSDAQKSVFTKKIGGNGNMVDITGDSLVLGKTFADDYPVMKTNWLGIIGGEIVFIIVVAGAIVRLLSSVYKMAFMAGSIVYFGLRDGTQGKRVQQVLGMIEGQITGIVMMPISLIFFFAWVEFAFNTINGLGLDMWPFTILSIAALLAGGKGLAGGFEMIEQWTGVRSGHNPVASMMLANQAAHMVGGATRVAKKNIGKGLNAISPEQKKKNRELGKKIANSGGNQGLDNSKALTDHSLNDTGVDASAQATGKAAKAAEVAGRTVGAMKHPGSLLKNTGRAAGDKVKGGVNKAVGNVKDYAGGVADNFAGGQQAVEAFNKRHSPVTPKSNNGDTPSSSQPHNVHEALSKAATDSPNSHPKDTANKSQSNMSHAMSDAHRGLSTRTNSPKSSTANSTKPIVSGGTVVQPKGVGATPATMSRPNTPRLSGTLPGRKTVTQPLTPVQQKEKDRAWAESVIAKQKAKMQNQQNVSSKEDK